In Tubulanus polymorphus chromosome 2, tnTubPoly1.2, whole genome shotgun sequence, a single window of DNA contains:
- the LOC141898644 gene encoding cystinosin-like isoform X1, whose protein sequence is MNWMLCFVLLHSLLIANAEALSTIHFSQEKVILEVWQRASFELILSEPLVNGTILTFIYDEQGKTSVHQETKFIDNLLDLTIPANVTGAFNFTVKCLGKAGHLNLELNSTSHEIIRLSAVFMIIEIIYSRAVNTINDVFGWVYVIAWSASSYPQIVENYQRKSVIGLSFDYTLINSIGFSAYSLYNVGMLWIPAVIEDYQNLHQRDINPVQINDVCFALHGLLCCYILIIQCFIYERGNQKLSWMVVGLSVVMCLYCLVLAVLTACDVFGLSWFTCFLYISYVKILVTLIKYAPQALLNYRRKSTNGFNIYGIIGDMIGGIFSILQLFLLAYNNDAWNSLFGDFTKFALGIISFLYDILFMVQHYILYRNMLPLDQRPQQDQSTVDKMDDTNEEETHDDHDDLSPLIV, encoded by the exons ATGAACTGGATGTTGTGTTTTGTCTTGTTGCATTCTCTGTTAATCGCTA ATGCTGAGGCACTGTCTACAATTCACTTTTCACAAGAGAAGGTCATTTTGGAGGTGTGGCAAAGGGCTAGTTTTGAGTTGATTCTCAG CGAACCACTAGTTAACGGAACAATTTTGACATTCATTTATGATGAGCAAGGCAAAACGTCAGTTCACCAGGAAACCAAATTCATCGATAATCTGCTTGATTTAACAATACCTGCGAATGTGACTGGGGCGTTTAACTTTACTGTCAAATGTCTGGGCAAAGCTGGACATCTAAACTTGGAACTAAACTCTACTTCTCATGAAATTATCAG acTTTCAGCTGTATTTATGatcattgaaataatctaTAGCAGAGCTGTAAATACAATCAACGATGTGTTTGGTTGGGTTTATGTCATTGCCTGGTCGGCTTCATCGTATCCCCAAATTGTAGAGAATTATCAAAGAAAAAG CGTAATTGGTTTGAGTTTTGACTACACTTTAATAAACTCGATCGGATTCTCTGCCTATAGTTTGTACAATGTAGGAATGTTATGGATACCAGCAGTAATA GAAGACTATCAAAATCTTCATCAAAGGGATATAAATCCGGTTCAAATAAATGACGTATGCTTTGCCCTACATGGTCTCTTATGCTGCTACATTTTGATAATACAATGCTTCATTTATGAG CGAGGAAATCAAAAGTTATCATGGATGGTAGTGGGTTTGAGCGTTGTGATGTGTCTCTATTGCTTGGTTTTAGCAGTATTAACAGCCTGTGATGTTTTCGGCTTGTCATGGTTCACGTGTTTTCTTTACATCTCTTACGTAAAGATATTGGTGACTCTGATAAAATATGCCCCGCAA GCTTTACTGAACTACCGAAGAAAAAGTACGAACGGGTTTAATATCTATGGCATAATCGGTGATATGATAGGTGGAATTTTTAGTATACTCCAACTATTTCTGCTGGCGTACAACAATG ATGCGTGGAACTCATTATTTGGAGACTTCACGAAATTTGCATTGGGTATAATTTCCTTTCTGTACGACATTCTCTTTATGGTGCAACATTATATACTGTATCGTAACATGCTTCCTCTGGATCAGCGTCCACAGCAAGATCAGTCAACGGTCGATAAGATGGATGATACCAATGAAGAGGAAACCCATGATGACCACGACGATCTAAGTCCTTTAATTGTGTGA
- the LOC141899756 gene encoding ADP-ribosylation factor-related protein 1-like isoform X2 has product MYTLLSGFWKYMFKKEEYYVLILGLDNAGKTTYLEQAKTQFNKKNKGMKLSKITTTVGLNIGKVDLGAIRLNFWDLGGQDDLQTLWDKYYIESHAVIYVIDSSDSERLEESKQAFEKMLSSEALDGVLLLVLANKQDVQSHLSVGDIKSAFRDSSNKIGSRDCRVLGVSALNGDGVDTGIQWVAQHVKHNSQRRPPAEKEI; this is encoded by the exons ATGTACACACTGTTGTCTGGATTTTGGAAGTACATGTTCAAGAAGGAAGAATATTATGTATTGATTCTGGGTCTCGACAACGCAGGAAAAACG ACCTACCTCGAACAAGCGAAAACACAGTTCAATAAAAAGAACAAAGGAATGAAACTCTCAAAAATTACGACGACCGTTGGGCTTAATA TCGGTAAAGTTGATCTTGGTGCAATACGGCTGAATTTCTGGGATCTCGGCGGACAAGATGATCTTCAAACGCTATGGGATAAA taCTATATCGAGTCTCACGCTGTGATTTACGTAATAGATTCCTCGGACAGTGAACGTTTAGAAGAATCAAAGCAAGCATTTG aGAAAATGTTGAGTAGTGAAGCGTTAGACGGTGTTCTTTTACTTGTTTTAGCCAACAAGCAGGATGTTCAG AGTCATTTATCAGTTGGCGACATCAAAAGTGCATTTAGAGATAGTTCAAATAAAATTGGTAGTCGAGATTGCCGTGTTTTAGGTGTTTCTGCTTTGAATGG agaTGGCGTCGATACTGGAATTCAATGGGTTGCGCAACATGTGAAACATAATAGTCAGCGGCGGCCACCGGCTGAGaaagaaatataa
- the LOC141899756 gene encoding ADP-ribosylation factor-related protein 1-like isoform X1, with amino-acid sequence MIYDRNQLDHATGKKMYTLLSGFWKYMFKKEEYYVLILGLDNAGKTTYLEQAKTQFNKKNKGMKLSKITTTVGLNIGKVDLGAIRLNFWDLGGQDDLQTLWDKYYIESHAVIYVIDSSDSERLEESKQAFEKMLSSEALDGVLLLVLANKQDVQSHLSVGDIKSAFRDSSNKIGSRDCRVLGVSALNGDGVDTGIQWVAQHVKHNSQRRPPAEKEI; translated from the exons ATGATTTATGATCGAAATCAACTTGATCATGCTACCGGCAAAAAG ATGTACACACTGTTGTCTGGATTTTGGAAGTACATGTTCAAGAAGGAAGAATATTATGTATTGATTCTGGGTCTCGACAACGCAGGAAAAACG ACCTACCTCGAACAAGCGAAAACACAGTTCAATAAAAAGAACAAAGGAATGAAACTCTCAAAAATTACGACGACCGTTGGGCTTAATA TCGGTAAAGTTGATCTTGGTGCAATACGGCTGAATTTCTGGGATCTCGGCGGACAAGATGATCTTCAAACGCTATGGGATAAA taCTATATCGAGTCTCACGCTGTGATTTACGTAATAGATTCCTCGGACAGTGAACGTTTAGAAGAATCAAAGCAAGCATTTG aGAAAATGTTGAGTAGTGAAGCGTTAGACGGTGTTCTTTTACTTGTTTTAGCCAACAAGCAGGATGTTCAG AGTCATTTATCAGTTGGCGACATCAAAAGTGCATTTAGAGATAGTTCAAATAAAATTGGTAGTCGAGATTGCCGTGTTTTAGGTGTTTCTGCTTTGAATGG agaTGGCGTCGATACTGGAATTCAATGGGTTGCGCAACATGTGAAACATAATAGTCAGCGGCGGCCACCGGCTGAGaaagaaatataa